Proteins co-encoded in one Actinomadura luteofluorescens genomic window:
- a CDS encoding DUF4097 family beta strand repeat-containing protein yields the protein MQKFDTPAPIAAVLDVPAGRVQLIAADRADAAVEVLPADASKGRDVKAAEQTTVEFADGVLRIAVPVTNQYRGSGSVEVTVQLPTGSRVEGKAAAAEFRTVGRLGDVAFEGAYRSIKLDEAASVRLTATDGDVEVGRLGGPAEISTQRGDIRIAEAAGGKVVLSTQSGDISVGAAPGVSASLDAGTSHGRVTNSLKNDGTAGLDIHATTSHGDIAARSL from the coding sequence ATGCAGAAGTTCGACACCCCCGCCCCGATCGCCGCCGTCCTGGACGTCCCCGCCGGGCGGGTCCAACTCATCGCCGCCGACCGGGCGGACGCCGCGGTCGAGGTCCTGCCCGCCGACGCCTCCAAGGGGCGCGACGTGAAGGCCGCGGAGCAGACCACGGTCGAGTTCGCCGACGGCGTCCTGCGGATCGCGGTCCCGGTGACGAACCAGTACCGCGGTTCCGGATCCGTCGAGGTGACGGTCCAGCTGCCCACCGGTTCGCGGGTCGAGGGCAAGGCGGCCGCCGCCGAGTTCCGCACCGTCGGACGGCTCGGCGACGTCGCCTTCGAGGGCGCCTACCGGTCGATCAAGCTGGACGAGGCCGCGAGCGTCCGCCTCACCGCCACCGACGGGGACGTGGAGGTCGGCCGGCTGGGCGGCCCCGCCGAGATCAGCACCCAGCGGGGCGACATCCGGATCGCCGAGGCCGCGGGCGGCAAGGTCGTCCTGAGCACCCAGTCCGGCGACATCTCGGTGGGCGCCGCCCCCGGCGTCTCGGCCTCGCTGGACGCCGGCACGAGCCACGGCCGCGTCACCAACTCCCTCAAGAACGACGGCACCGCCGGACTCGACATCCACGCCACCACCTCCCACGGCGACATCGCCGCCCGCAGCCTCTGA